Part of the Macrobrachium rosenbergii isolate ZJJX-2024 chromosome 30, ASM4041242v1, whole genome shotgun sequence genome is shown below.
cattcatttgttatttcacTGAGCATTTAAATTTAGAGCATGTattatcatttgaaaaattaagatgaaacaGTATATGAATCTTGAaattgcaataaatgtattttttttttttttactctggatTAAAATGAGGTAATTTGAGTTCTGTATGCTAATCCTTGTTAAAAGGAAAGGTATATAAAAGGCAAAAGTTCGTCACAAATGTCAGTACAGTGTTTGCTATCCATGTTAGGTAAAAATGGTAAGAATTCAagacaataaatgtaatgaaaaaatgttaaaaagggtAGCAACATGCCTTGGCAatctacaacaaaaataacttgtattattgttattatttctgtttcaaAACTTACAGGCTAAGGCTCCAAAaccagtcagagagagaaaattaacttaattaagtgtatcttagtttaaccagaccactgagctaattaacaggtctcctagggctggcccgaaggattagatttatttttacgtggctaagaaccaactggttacctagcaatgggacctacagcttattgtggaatccgaaccacattatagcgagaaatgaatttctatcaccagaaacaaattcctcttgttcttcactggccggtcggagattcgaactcgcgacttAATTAATTTACACATGCACACCTAAATCATTACCACATATAGCCTATAATATAATTAAGGCTTGCATCCTGCAGGTCAAGCCTCCACAATTATGCAggtttcattcataaaacaaGAATGCTGttgcatataaacacacaaatacacagtaCTGTGTTATTCCATGACCTAGAATTGTCACTGAACATTAGAACAGCTTTATATTtagctaaaaacaaaaaattggagACTGGTAGCGCTTTATGGACGATGTTAACCCTGGCCATTGTTGCCAGGTACTCGGTGGAATTTATGCCAGTAAATTGAGTTGTAAAGAAAATTAGTTAATTTGGGGTTTTGCATttaatagatgaaaaatatttactcatgataattaaaaaaaaatatttacccatGATAATTCATTAAAATGGCATTAGGAAGTTATTATTGATAAAGTTAATCATATGTGAATTATCATAAACTTATTCACTACCTACACTAACACATGAAAGTATGAATGTATTGGTCAGCTTTATGTAGTACAGGATGTTATGCCAAAAAGGCTCGTCTTGATTTCTTCACTTAAACCTTTGGATATGCTTACTCCTGTAGAAATTGAGTCTGAATAGGAAATGCTGTATATGTAGGTTGACACCTTTCCAGGTGGGATGCATGTCAGGCAGGCATAAACTGCAAATACTGTGCCATGATTGTTATAAGTCTGTTTTAGTTCTTGCATAAATGTCAGTTAGCTGAAATATCATCCTTGCCAGTGATCATTGTCTTAGTGATTTAGGCAAAAGCATGTTTAACGtagtgtgtgtgaatatgtatgcatatgtaatttAATTGCTTAGGTGTGTAatttcactgaaaagaaaatggtttttgtTTCAGAAAGCTCTCAAAATTACCAAAGAAAACAATGAGGACTTCTTCCAAGAAGCTCTCAAGTTATCTGCTTCTTTGtcacatgaagaagaagaaatagatctTCCCAGCGATTTGCCTGTTATGAGGGATGATGTTTTAGGAGTTAAcacccaaaaaatatatacattggtAATGTATCAAGTTTTTCAGAACTTTAGATCATTCAGAAGTCTATggtatacaaaataatttttgaagatgAACGAATGGGTATGTCCGTGTACTCTGATCTTCTGGTGGACTGCAGTCCAGATTTTAAAGGAAATCAGACATGGAGCCTGTGGCACTGACAGATCATCTGGAAGTCAACTAGAACTTCCATTAAAGtagaatttttgtcttttcttagaACTTAATTTTGCAATTGCATGGTCTTGGAGATGGGACTGATTTTCCCTCTGTTGATTGTATCTTTGGTGGTAAGGCTTCATGAAGTGAaacttttgttgaatatttttattatagatttgGTTTACTACCGTTTGTAAGTAGATTTTTTGGGGGTCATTGAAACTTTTCAGTTCTGGTTTTCCCTGTGTCACATATTCTGTCTTCCAGTATTGTAGGCTTAGTAGTGAGAATTATTTTGACCATTGTTGATGTGCTGCAAGTTCATGTACAGTAGTAGCACACATCTTTGGAGGTAGTACTATTTCGTGGCAGAATGACCATAATTACAGTGCCATTTGTACTGAAAGGTTCCAGGATTACTGTAATCCCTTTTCCTTTTTGTCCTATTTTATTATGCTTTGGTTTTGCTCCATATATAGAAATTTTTGTCACCTTAACCAAGGAATCTATTTTTCTTGCAATTCCATTATATGTGACCTTTTTGATATGTCTGAGAGAGAACAATACTGTATTGTTTTGTCAACTGATTCTTCTTCCCTTGGCGACCATTATTACTCTACACACTTAATGATGCTGTGCCTAGCAACCAACATttacataattaatttcattcatagttttatagatttttggttgtgttaatttttcttaattcttgaaaagctatttcttcttTGAGTAGCATTTGGatattgggtatttttttttctttaagagatGTTGAAATTGTTCTCATTAGAAACCATGAccaattttcataaaagaaaaataaataaaaatagttgaatacataaaaatagttGAAGTATTTTATGAGGCTAAATTAATTCATGGAAAGGGGCTTATAGTTTGTGCTCACACATTGGTCATCGAGTTTAAATAGGAGGGAATAGCCATCGTATCTTTTAggttattaaatttcattaaggTACTTTTTGTAGCCACAACCCAAACTCACAACTCTTATTCAATCAATGAATCCTTCTGTAATGGGCTACACTAGGGCTTGACAAAATTTGTACAGTACTTTGTTTAGGACAACTAAATAGGGCCACATTTATGTCAACTTTAGATAGCTACAGTATTCTCAGACTCCAGCCCCCTTTGCTCGTGATGGAAAAAGCTCTGGTAGTTCTGTGAAGCTGGtagtttttcttgtttctctaAAATTgtccatgcatacatatatttattcaatcaTTATCTTCAGGAATTTCACTCTAGCTTTAAGTTCTTTATTACACACTGATAATAAGAAAGACTTCTATTGTCAGTTAAACATGTCATTTAGTCATTATTTCTCAGCACTAGGAGAAATCTAAATAAATGTGAAGTATTTGCTACTGGCAAAGAGTTAAAATTGCCTGTGCTGTTTAGAGTTCATGTTTCTGTGTCCTCATACACCCTCTTTATTCCAGGTCAAACAAGGTATGACCCGAGCTAGAGCAGAACATCGTAAAGTTTCAAATGATTCGCCAATCTTCCATAGCACCTTGTTTCCCTCTGGGTCTGGTGCCCCTCGAACTGAAGAAATCAGACAGTGGGTCAGTAAATACAAGCAGCTGCGGAAAAAGCAGAAACGTGCAAAGAACTTGGATGATGCGTATCTCTCTCTGCCTCAGTATATTGATGGCGATGATGATTACAGTGAGGAAATTTCACCCGAGGAAGATAAAGATTACATGGAAGAAAACTTCTATTTCGATAAGCATGAGAAAACTTAAGAGTATTTTAGCTCAGAGTGAACCAACATCATCCTTGTGAGTAGTGAAAGGGATAGCTTGTATAAGGAGgatactggctttttttttttggatatatgtatatggtaaaccgtaaaataatcaaaatgccATACTTTCACCCTGGTATATTATGaaacaaatatgtatgtaaaccatattcttttttaaaattgtgtATAATAGCTTTTAATAGGAATTGTAAAGAccattaattttcctatttttccttcTTGTGAAGGTATCCTCTTTATGATCCTTGATTGGAGTAACCTGCGAGTTGCATACATGCAGTGCATGACAAAATACTCAACTAGTTTTCTCTAATGCCTTACCTATACAAACACAGTCCAACTCCATTATGAAGTGACCTACATAACTGGCCACATTGTCAGCTTTGACAGAATGGTTCTCAATTTTTCTCATCACAAGCCCAACCTACCTCACCCTTTTAGAGCTTTTGTTTTACAATCTCTGAATACAAGCTTAATTGAAGATATTATAGCCATGTTTCTCACTGCCTGGTAGTGAGAACTTTTAAGACTCCAATTTCTTAATTGCATGACAAACTGGTTAACAGCTTTGCTGTTGTTACAGTACATTGTCAATACTTTCCTCATAGGTAATGTCATTGAGGGATTTTCAAATGAATAATCCCACCCTTCACTAGTCTATAACCATTTGGGCATCAAAATTTTTAGTACCCTTGTGGCAAATCTTAACATTTGAATCAAAGCTTTACTTAAAATATCCTTGCCCACCAAGCACCCTGCATTTGTAGTACTGGATTAAAGTCCCAAAGACAGCTCTCAACATGCTTAATGGATCCATGGATTTGCAAtacaagatttaggccaaaggccaagcgctgggaactacgaggtcattcggctctAAAAGGGAAAGTGagtgaaaagattttaaaggtacCTCAGAACCATGGCTTACATCTGTGCAGAGTGCTATAGCAGATACTTCCTTTGTACCGTCTGGCCCTACAACAGTTCCTTTCCCCCAGATGTAGTTGAGGACTCTATTTTAAAATGTAGGGGGAATAGCTGTCAAGCTTACTGCTCTTACcattcaacattttttcccaAAAGGTACCACCTCAGCTGGTGCTCTTGCTTTTCCCTAAAGGTGTTCCATTCTGAGGAATAACAACCATTTGAGGCAGTATTTGTCTCACTAAGTGTAGATGCAAGAATTCTTTCAGCACTTGTCACCTTTTGTTCTCAAGTCTAACCTTGCCTCTGTGGTCCTTCAACCTCCTTTAGTTCCAGTTACTAGATGTGAACTTCTCTTTTCCTTGATGTCTCACTTTTTACACTGGATGAATTTCGGTCACGGCCATGAAAGAGCAAGTCGATTCAAGTTCCATGTACATGGTCATCTAGTTAGTTAAACGAATTTATGGACACTTCTCTACAACTGATTATCTGGCCAAGTGGaccagtacaatatatatatatatatatcaataaaaaaaactaacttctAATGAATGACAGAACACTAGTCATTAACTATTTGGAATGAATAGGAGCTATTTAGGCATACAGCCACTGAAAGTCATTTGGATGTAAAACATGTTAGCCCTTGTTGGAAGCTCAGAGAAACAAATCTTTTCCTTATTATGTAATGAAATAGTACATCTCTGGTTCCTCCCCAGCCATACACACAGcacttttcattaaaaactagGGACATTTTCATAGGGGACGAACATATAATCGGATGTAGCGAgagaaactttttatttctttacatgtATGGTGCTTAAACacgtaataataatgaagcatcATCACCTATTGCCTTCTTGGGCCCTTTCTTTTTCCCAGAACTCCTAGATGCTCAAGTAAAGCATTGTTCAAAACCAACCTAATCTAATT
Proteins encoded:
- the LOC136855030 gene encoding uncharacterized protein isoform X4; this translates as MLQNPTHLAQPQLKGEKNSHRLHVLNKVFLQKICDILSTGRLSTLFVGYGLEISRVQVAAGMTSVNVHWYCTGSDVDDTISKLLESNANHIRFELSKQNMIGRVPPILFVKDRRYYKLMEVERCLALADFGEDFVPSDPTHHVKTNLVLREELDDEIKKALKITKENNEDFFQEALKLSASLSHEEEEIDLPSDLPVMRDDVLGVNTQKIYTLVKQGMTRARAEHRKVSNDSPIFHSTLFPSGSGAPRTEEIRQWVSKYKQLRKKQKRAKNLDDAYLSLPQYIDGDDDYSEEISPEEDKDYMEENFYFDKHEKT